The window GCCGGGGAAATGCTTGCCGGTGGCGGCCATACCGGCGGCGTTCATGCCCCGAATGAAGGCACCTGCCAGCAGCGCTGCGCGCTCGGGGTCGCCTTCGAAGGCACGACTACCGACCACCGCGCTACGTTGATGATCGAGGTCCAGCACCGGGGTAAAACTCAAATCGAGGCCGACCGCCAGCACTTCAGCGGCCATGATCCAGCCGCACTGCTCGGCCAGGTATTCGGCATTTGGGTTGTCGGCAATCGCCCGCATTGCCGGCAAACGCACAAACCCCTGGCGCAGGCGCTGCACACGCCCGCCTTCCTGATCGACCGCCAGCAGCAGGTCGGGGCGGATGGCGCGAATCGAGGCGCTCAGCTCGCGTACCTGGCGTGGATGCTCGATATTGCGAGCAAAAATGATCAGGCCACCCACTTCGGGCTGGCGCAACAGGTGGCGATCTTCGGCCGTCAACCAGGTACCGGCGACGTCCACCATCAACGAGCCTTGAAGGCCAGCAGTCATAGTATTTCCTTGATAACAATGAACCCGCACAGCGACGCACGCACGACCGCGCTGCCGGGCTCCAGGCCCGGCAGGTCACGGTTATGCAATGAAATATAAAGCGGGTTCGAAACGAGAGTCGGCATGGGCCGCTAGCTTAGCGGATGTAGGCAGCCGCGCCCACCCGTGCACTCAGGCCTTGGCGAGCGCCGGGGCTGATTTGCTGCGTGGGCGCAACTGCGCGGCAGCCATGGCCTCATCGGTGACGCCACTTTCGGCGCGCATGCCTGCGGCCAGGAATGGCACCATCAGACGCATCACTTGCTCAATCGAGGTATTCACACCGAAATCGGTTTCAGCGATGGCCCGCAGCGCCTTGATGCCGGACATGCTGAAGGCAGCGGCGCCGAGCATGAAATGCACGCGCCAGAACAACTCGATCGGCGGAATGCGCGGCGCGGCCTCATTGACCAGAAGCATATAGCGGCGGAAAACCTTGCCGTACATGTCTTCCAGATACCGCCGCAGGTGGCCTTGGCTCTGGCTGAATGCCAAGCCCAGCAAGCGCATGAAAATGGAAAGGTCGTTACCGCTGCGTGGCTGCACGACAAGGGCTTGCTCAACCAGGATCTCCAGCAGCTCTTCCAGGGTTGGCTTGACGTCAGGCTTGGCCTGACGCCGCTCCAACTCACGATCCAGGCTGACACAGAAAGGCCCGAGGAAACGCGAGAACACGGCCTGGATCAGCGCTTTCTTCGAACCGAAGTGATAATTCACCGCCGCCAGGTTCACCCCGGCCTTGCTGGTGATCAGACGCAATGAGGTTTCAGCGAAACCTTTTTCCGCGAACAATTGCTCGGCAGCATCGAGAATGCGTTCTACGGTTTCCGACTGGGCCATGGCTACTCCGCCTGACAAACACTTGTTTGAAACATACGTTTCAGCCTTGGGGTTGTCAAGCCTGCCGGGACGTTTTGCGAACGCTCGGTCAGATATTTAACCACACCTGCGGCCCGCTGTAGCCCATGACGTTTTTGCGGCCCGACCGACCGTCCAGCGGCCTGTGCGAAAAGGAGGATTGCCAAGCCGCGCCCACTGTATATAATCCCAGTCACTGTATAAAAAGACAGAGCGATCAATATGCTAAAGCTGACGCCACGCCAAGCAGAGATTCTAGCCTTCATCAAACGCTGCCTCGAAGACAACGGCTACCCGCCGACCCGCGCGGAAATCGCCCAGGAACTGGGCTTCAAGTCGCCCAACGCGGCTGAAGAGCACCTCAAGGCGCTGGCTCGCAAGGGCGCTATCGAAATGACCCCGGGCGCGTCCCGTGGCATTCGCATCCCCGGCTTCGAGGCCAAGGCCGACGAAACCACCCTGCCGATCATCGGCCGGGTAGCAGCAGGTGCTCCGATCCTCGCCGAGCAGCATGTCGAGGAGTCCTGCAACATCAACCCATCGTTCTTCCATCCACGAGCTGACTACCTTCTTCGCGTGCACGGCATGAGCATGAAGGACATCGGCATCTTCGACGGCGACCTTCTTGCGGTCCACACCACTCGCGAAGCCCGCAACGGCCAGATCGTGGTGGCGCGAATCGGTGATGAAGTGACCGTCAAGCGTTTCAAGCGCGACGGCAGCAAGGTCTGGCTGATTGCCGAGAACCCCGAGTTCGCCCCCATCGAAGTCAATCTTAAAGATCAGGATCTGGTCATCGAAGGCTTGAGTGTCGGCGTTATTCGCCGCTAAAGGAGGCTTTATGCAGTTCCCACACACACCACAACACACTCAACTTCCGCTGTTCGAGGCGTTCATGGCCCAACCGCTGGTTCCCGCCCTCAAAGAGGTGATCGAGTCACCTTGGGGCGCCGAGCCCGAAGCCTTCAGCGAACTGTCGTTACGTGGTGCCGCCGGGAACTGCCTGAACCTGCTGGCGCCGATCCTGCGCGAGCTGAGCCAGGACCAGGACGCTCGCTGGCTGACGCTGATCGCACCACCGGCCAGTGTCACCCAGGCTTGGCTGCGAGATGCGGGCCTGAACCGTGAGCGCATCCTGCTGCTACAGCCGCGAGGCACTCAAAGCGCCCAGCAACTGACCTGCGAAGCGTTGCGCCTGGGTCGCAGCCATACGGTGGTCAGTTGGCTCAATCCGTTGACCACAACCGCACGGCAACAGTTGATCAGCGCCGCGCGCACCGGGGACGCACAAAGCCTGAATATTCGATTGGGCTAAAAAACTCAGGGCTTCTCCAGGACAGAGAAGCCGGCCAGGAACACTATCGTCCAAAAAGCCGACAGGCGGGATCAATGAAGAACCCGCGGCCCCTCTTCCTTGTTGAATTCGCCTTCAACCAGACGACCTGCCATCTGCACGCCCACACTCAACATCGCCTTGGCGACTTCGACGTGCTGGCCTTGCAGGAAGGCCTTGGCGTCCTCGGAGAAGTTCAAGGTAACCAGAGAACCCTCGTCCTCGGCCCTGCGCAGCTCGATGCGGCCATCAGGAAGTTCGACAATTTCTAGAAAGGACGTTGGCATAAAAGTCTGTTCTCCACGAAAGGCGAGGATTATATAGTCATCGGCCAGGCTTCGCTCGGGATCTTGACCAAGCGTTATGGGCGAATATTACGGATCGGGGGAAAACTCAGCACTCGTTCAGCCCTTCGCGAAAGCGGATTGCCAAGCTCTTGAGGTTCTGACGCCAGCTTTCCAGCTCCTCTCGGCTCAATGCCTGCTCGGGCTCTTCTTCGTCCAGATTGACCGCCATGATCAAAGGCTGGGTCACGTCGCCCTTAGGCTTGCGAGGAGCGCGGGGCGGCTCAAACAGTGCCGCGTGTGCCGCCAACAGTTGCGCCAGCCAGGTTTGCGGGTTGTGCGCCAGCTCGACCATTTCGGCCAGTTCCGGAATGGCGACGGTTTCCAACACCTCTTGTGTCAACAACAGTTCGGCCCGGGGCGCATTTGCCTGCGGCAGACGGTAGAAACCGGCAATTTCGTGGCAAAGCCCCAACAACGCGCCGTACAGATGAAACAGCGCTGATTCGCGCCCAGCCTGGGTCAGCGCGGGGGAATTCATCGCACGCCCATCCTCTGCCCTGGCGAGCGCTTCGAGCGACAGGCCGGCAAAATAAATTTTCTGATTGGTGCGGGTGTAGAGTTCGTGGGCCATGGCGGCATTCTCCCCAACGAAATAAAAGCTTCACGCAAGGGCGACAGTGTCGTGGAACAACCGAGGCCACTGCAAGGCAAAAACAAAAAGGCCGCATGAAAACCTACGGGTTGTCATGCGGCCTTTTGTTGACTTGAGGCTATTGGGACAGCTGCGCCCGAAATATCGGACTGGTCCAGCGGGAGCAAGCCCCCTCGCCACAGGGAGCCCTAAAGCAAGCCCCCCTCTTCAGACAAGCCTTGGTGATCAGCGCTTGTCTTCAACCGTCCATTTACCGCCGTCGTAGTACGCCTTCCAGCCGGTTGGCTTGCCGTCGACTTCGGTCTGCACGTACTGCTCCTTGGTCTTGCGGCTGTAACGAATCACCGCCGGCCGACCCTCCGGATCCTTCTGCGGAGCTTCGCAGAGGAAATGGTACTTCGGATCGATTTCATCCTTGTGCGGCACGATCTCCAGCACCAGCGGCGCACGGGTCTCGCGGTTTTTCGGGAACTGGCTCGCCGCCAGGAACAGGCCGGACGCGCCGTCGCGCAGGATGTAGGTGTCGTTGACCTTCTCGCACTTGAGTTCAGGCATCTTCACCGGGTCCATCTTCGGCGGCGCCGCGTCACCGCTCTTGAGCAGTTTGCGGGTGTTCTTGCAGGTCGGATTGGTGCAGCCGAAGAACTTGCCGAAACGGCCGGTCTTGAGCTGCATCTCACTGCCACACTTGTCGCACTCAAGGCTCGGACCTTCATAGCCCTTGATGCGATAGGTGCCCTCTTCGATCTCGTAACCGGCGCAATCGGGATTGTTACCGCAGATGTGCAGCTTGCGCTTCTCATCCAACAGGTAGGCATCCATCGCTGTGCTGCAGATCGGGCAGCGGTGCTTGCCGCGCAGCACCAGGGATTCCGATTCACCCTCGTCGTCCGCGGCGATTTCGTCGCCCGGCA is drawn from Pseudomonas rhizophila and contains these coding sequences:
- the nagZ gene encoding beta-N-acetylhexosaminidase, with protein sequence MTAGLQGSLMVDVAGTWLTAEDRHLLRQPEVGGLIIFARNIEHPRQVRELSASIRAIRPDLLLAVDQEGGRVQRLRQGFVRLPAMRAIADNPNAEYLAEQCGWIMAAEVLAVGLDLSFTPVLDLDHQRSAVVGSRAFEGDPERAALLAGAFIRGMNAAGMAATGKHFPGHGWAEADSHVAIPNDERSLEQIRAHDLVPFAKLSKQLAAVMPAHVIYPQVDANPAGFSRRWLQDILRGELQFDGVIFSDDLSMAGAHVVGDAASRIEAALSAGCDMGLVCNDRAAAELALSAAQRLKVKPSARIARMRGQAFASTEYRQDPRWLTAIGALKAAQLID
- a CDS encoding TetR/AcrR family transcriptional regulator, encoding MAQSETVERILDAAEQLFAEKGFAETSLRLITSKAGVNLAAVNYHFGSKKALIQAVFSRFLGPFCVSLDRELERRQAKPDVKPTLEELLEILVEQALVVQPRSGNDLSIFMRLLGLAFSQSQGHLRRYLEDMYGKVFRRYMLLVNEAAPRIPPIELFWRVHFMLGAAAFSMSGIKALRAIAETDFGVNTSIEQVMRLMVPFLAAGMRAESGVTDEAMAAAQLRPRSKSAPALAKA
- the lexA gene encoding transcriptional repressor LexA → MLKLTPRQAEILAFIKRCLEDNGYPPTRAEIAQELGFKSPNAAEEHLKALARKGAIEMTPGASRGIRIPGFEAKADETTLPIIGRVAAGAPILAEQHVEESCNINPSFFHPRADYLLRVHGMSMKDIGIFDGDLLAVHTTREARNGQIVVARIGDEVTVKRFKRDGSKVWLIAENPEFAPIEVNLKDQDLVIEGLSVGVIRR
- the sulA gene encoding SOS-induced cell division inhibitor SulA, translating into MQFPHTPQHTQLPLFEAFMAQPLVPALKEVIESPWGAEPEAFSELSLRGAAGNCLNLLAPILRELSQDQDARWLTLIAPPASVTQAWLRDAGLNRERILLLQPRGTQSAQQLTCEALRLGRSHTVVSWLNPLTTTARQQLISAARTGDAQSLNIRLG
- a CDS encoding DUF6586 family protein, with product MAHELYTRTNQKIYFAGLSLEALARAEDGRAMNSPALTQAGRESALFHLYGALLGLCHEIAGFYRLPQANAPRAELLLTQEVLETVAIPELAEMVELAHNPQTWLAQLLAAHAALFEPPRAPRKPKGDVTQPLIMAVNLDEEEPEQALSREELESWRQNLKSLAIRFREGLNEC